In Musa acuminata AAA Group cultivar baxijiao chromosome BXJ2-10, Cavendish_Baxijiao_AAA, whole genome shotgun sequence, a genomic segment contains:
- the LOC135580841 gene encoding uncharacterized protein LOC135580841, which yields MFLSSSSSSTTAAANYPFGEPGLDRPEFGSAVAPHGLITDASGSFFHFPSSIPPYSSSLPTEHYLHRSSSARSLPLRRHILDPLNQLQPPFSSSPTSSFCDYLDFHAAPMRRVVSTGDLQGVDGVHENHSHEGGVAGRVGRYSAEERKERIERYKSKRNQRNFHKKITYACRKTLADSRPRVRGRFARNGETGTEAEAEVETATAATNIFDGYSYDNYEQNQGCSVGGGNDGEWWSRLQAALATDEEDEYSYDGDLLASFADVFSMDILSSSLMSRESAE from the exons ATGtttctttcctcctcctcctcctccaccaccgccgccgccaacTACCCCTTCGGCGAACCCGGCCTCGACCGTCCGGAATTCGGCTCGGCCGTCGCTCCTCATGGCCTCATCACCGACGCCAGTGGTTCCTTCTTCCATTTCCCCTCCTCCATTCCACCCTATTCGTCCTCTCTTCCCACCGAACATTATCTCCACAGGAGCAGCAGCGCCCGTTCGCTGCCGCTCCGCCGCCACATTCTCGACCCCCTCAACCAGCTACAGCCGCCATTTTCGTCGTCCCCGACCTCCTCCTTCTGCGACTACCTCGACTTCCACGCCGCCCCGATGAGGCGGGTCGTCAGCACTGGCGATCTCCAG GGGGTCGACGGTGTGCACGAGAATCATAGCCATGAGGGAGGTGTTGCCGGAAGAGTCGGTCGATACAGCGCTGAGGAGAGGAAGGAAAGGATCGAGAGGTATAAGAGCAAGCGCAATCAACGCAACTTCCACAAGAAGATCACC TATGCATGCAGGAAGACATTGGCCGACAGCAGGCCGCGAGTGAGGGGCCGGTTTGCGAGGAACGGTGAGACAGGGACGGAGGCAGAGGCAGAGGTAGAGACGGCGACGGCGGCTACAAACATCTTCGATGGCTATAGCTACGACAACTACGAGCAGAACCAAGGCTGCAGTGTCGGTGGTGGCAATGACGGCGAGTGGTGGAGCCGGTTGCAAGCGGCGCTGGCGACGGACGAGGAAGACGAGTACAGCTACGACGGCGATCTCCTCGCCAGCTTTGCCGACGTCTTCTCCATGGACATTCTCTCCTCAAGTCTGATGAGCAGAGAAAGCGCCGAGTAA
- the LOC103969325 gene encoding equilibrative nucleotide transporter 1, translating into MTGARDVEPTGGTHLINPRWDPLQPSVPPPTSKLKTAEMGMGQELEGIHASPPSEPSVISDPLNETNEIDDTDMKMGGGGGADVRKGLIVPVAGDEETPTTKAPVGSAPKDLFHVAYAVYFTLGAGFLLPWNAFITAVDYFSYLYPGAPVDRVFSVAYMVIGLLLLAVIVLWARRSSAHLRVNAGLALFIAALLVVPVMDAAYVRGKQGRYAAFDVTVGAVVLSGIADALVQSGVIGSAGELPERYMQAVVAGTAASGVLASTMRVITKAIYPRDAHGLRKSAILYFTVGIVMMVINIVCYNMADRLPVVRYYRHIKLQAMEDERNERGPTSGSALGSTLWQITGRIKWIGLGIFLTYAVTLSIFPGYITEDVHSELLKDWYPIMLIAGYNVFDLVGKSLTAAYLVENANVAVSCCVARLLFYPLFVGCLRGPKFFRTEVPVTVLTCLLGLTNGYLTSVLMIMAPKSVPIQHSETAGIVSVLFLAIGLSFGSIVSWFWVI; encoded by the exons ATGACCGGGGCCAGGGATGTGGAACCCACGGGTGGGACCCATCTCATCAATCCGAG GTGGGATCCTCTACAACCATCCGTGCCCCCGCCAACCAGCAAATTGAAGACAGCAGAGATGGGGATGGGACAAGAATTGGAAGGGATCCATGCTAGCCCTCCTTCGGAACCGTCTGTCATCTCCGACCCCCTCAATGAAACAAACGAAATCGACGACACTGACATGaagatgggaggaggaggaggagccgacGTGAGGAAGGGGCTCATCGTGCCGGTCGCCGGCGATGAGGAGACACCGACGACGAAGGCGCCCGTGGGCTCCGCGCCCAAGGACTTGTTCCACGTCGCCTACGCCGTGTACTTCACCCTGGGTGCGGGGTTCCTCCTGCCGTGGAACGCCTTCATCACCGCCGTGGACTACTTCAGCTACCTCTACCCGGGCGCCCCCGTCGACCGCGTCTTCTCCGTGGCCTACATGGTCAttggcctcctcctcctcgccgtcATCGTCTTATGGGCCCGCCGCTCCAGCGCTCACCTCCGCGTCAACGCTGGCCTCGCCCTCTTCATCGCCGCCCTCCTCGTCGTCCCCGTCATGGATGCCGCCTACGTCAGGGGCAAGCAGGGGCGCTACGCCGCCTTCGACGTCACCGTTGGCGCAGTGGTCCTCTCCGGCATCGCCGACGCCCTCGTGCAGAGCGGCGTCATCGGATCCGCTGGGGAGCTCCCCGAGAGGTACATGCAGGCCGTCGTAGCCGGCACCGCCGCATCCG GGGTGCTTGCTTCAACTATGAGAGTCATTACGAAAGCCATCTACCCACGGGATGCCCATGGGCTAAGGAAAAGCGCAATTCTGTACTTCACCGTGGGCATTGTGATGATGGTTATCAATATCGTCTGCTACAACATGGCGGACAGGCTTCCTGTCGTCCGATACTACAGACACATCAAGCTACAGGCAATGGAAGACGAGAGGAACGAGAGAGGCCCCACGAGCGGGTCTGCACTGGGGTCAACCCTGTGGCAGATCACGGGGAGGATCAAATGGATCGGGCTTGGAATCTTCCTCACCTATGCTGTGACACTATCCATATTCCCGGGATATATCACGGAGGATGTTCACTCCGAGTTGCTCAAGGACTGGTATCCCATCATGCTCATCGCCGGATACAACGTGTTTGATCTGGTAGGGAAGTCTCTGACGGCGGCCTACCTCGTTGAGAATGCCAACGTTGCGGTATCTTGCTGCGTCGCAAGGCTTCTCTTCTACCCACTTTTTGTTGGTTGCTTGCGTGGCCCCAAGTTCTTCCGCACGGAAGTCCCGGTCACCGTTTTGACATGCCTCCTGGGGCTAACCAATGGGTATTTGACTTCAGTGCTGATGATAATGGCACCCAAGTCCGTGCCGATACAGCATTCAGAGACGGCAGGGATTGTCAGTGTATTGTTCCTAGCAATTGGCCTGTCTTTTGGGTCAATAgtttcttggttttgggtcatttag
- the LOC135625365 gene encoding 14-3-3-like protein, which yields MSPVESTREENVYLAKLAEQAERYEEMVEFMEKVVKTANVEELTVEERNLLSVAYKNVIGARRASWRIISSIEQKEESRGNEEHVVLIKEYRGKVEAELSKICDGILKLLDSHLVPSASAAESKVFYLKMKGDYHRYLAEFKTGAERKEAAESTLLAYKSSQDIALAELAPTHPIRLGLALNFSVFYYEILNSPDRACSLAKQAFDEAISELDTLGEESYKDSTLIMQLLRDNLTLWTSDMTEDVDEVKEVPKKESGDDQ from the exons ATGTCTCCGGTGGAATCGACGCGCGAGGAGAATGTGTACTTGGCCAAGCTAGCGGAGCAGGCGGAGCGGTACGAGGAGATGGTGGAGTTCATGGAAAAGGTGGTGAAGACGGCTAATGTGGAGGAGCTTACGGTGGAGGAGCGCAACCTCCTCTCGGTGGCCTACAAGAACGTGATCGGAGCTCGCCGCGCGTCGTGGCGCATCATCTCCTCCATCGAGCAGAAGGAGGAGAGCCGCGGCAACGAGGAGCATGTCGTGCTGATCAAGGAGTATCGTGGGAAGGTCGAGGCTGAACTCAGCAAGATCTGCGATGGGATCTTGAAGCTGCTTGATTCCCACCTGGTGCCCTCTGCGAGCGCGGCGGAGTCCAAGGtgttctaccttaagatgaagggTGACTACCACAG GTACCTTGCAGAGTTCAAGACTGGAGCTGAGAGGAAAGAAGCAGCTGAGAGCACTCTGTTGGCTTACAAATCTTCGCAG GATATTGCTTTAGCTGAACTGGCCCCAACTCATCCGATACGGCTTGGTCTGGCACTTAACTTCTCTGTGTTCTATTATGAGATTCTTAACTCACCAGACCGTGCTTGCAGCCTTGCAAAGCAG GCTTTCGATGAGGCTATCTCTGAACTTGATACTTTAGGTGAGGAATCGTACAAGGACAGTACGTTGATTATGCAGCTTCTCCGAGACAACTTGACATTGTGGACGTCTGATATGACG GAGGATGTTGATGAGGTCAAGGAAGTCCCAAAGAAGGAATCAGGAGATGACCAGTGA
- the LOC103969328 gene encoding ubiquitin-like protein-NEDD8-like protein RUB3, with product MDVVFETSTGRYFTIEIGFFDTVLEIKEKVQKYQGYPVPTQKFVFQGQELADDRDTEHYNILQNSRIHLALAADAADGKLPENGDGRARITVAVSTPTSRRQLTLEADAADTVARLKERVRDLSGVPPNRFVLFHGGVELQDHRRLADYVVADHSRMNLVMRPSLGTKRLRLMLLPKHGAKTIPVEVNASDNVSELRKEVQRLHGVLNFDLPPEGYFFIYKQNAMEEDKSFRWHDVRPGDTIEIFHASVKDSP from the coding sequence ATGGACGTCGTCTTCGAGACATCCACCGGCAGGTACTTCACCATCGAGATTGGCTTCTTCGACACGGTCCTGGAGATCAAAGAGAAGGTGCAGAAGTATCAAGGCTACCCCGTTCCCACCCAAAAGTTCGTGTTCCAAGGCCAAGAGCTCGCCGACGACCGCGACACCGAGCACTACAACATCCTCCAGAACTCCCGCATCCATCTCGCGCTTGCAGCAGACGCCGCCGACGGCAAGCTTCCGGAGAACGGCGATGGCCGCGCCCGCATCACCGTGGCCGTGAGCACCCCGACGTCGCGGCGGCAGCTGACGCTCGAGGCCGACGCGGCCGACACCGTGGCTCGCCTCAAGGAGCGTGTCCGCGACCTCAGCGGCGTCCCCCCGAACCGGTTCGTGCTGTTCCACGGCGGCGTCGAGTTGCAGGACCACCGCAGGCTGGCCGACTACGTCGTCGCCGACCACTCGAGGATGAATCTGGTGATGCGGCCGTCGCTGGGCACCAAGAGGCTGAGGCTGATGCTGCTGCCGAAGCACGGCGCGAAGACGATACCAGTGGAGGTGAACGCGTCGGACAACGTGAGCGAGCTGCGGAAGGAGGTGCAGAGACTGCATGGCGTTCTTAACTTCGATTTGCCACCCGAAGGCTATTTCTTCATCTACAAGCAGAATGCCATGGAGGAAGATAAATCATTCAGATGGCATGATGTGAGACCAGGTGATACGATTGAGATTTTTCATGCAAGCGTGAAGGATTCACCTTGA
- the LOC135625364 gene encoding zinc finger protein CONSTANS-LIKE 16-like has product MGCTEKQRPASAVGAKTARPCDGCLRRRARWFCEADDAFLCQVCDVSVHSANPLARRHRRVRLKTASFSGFLSTTEDGLGDHATPAWLHGCKRKPRTPRGKPGVAGAPTAAKVEPLVPDLEALSAEENQFNEEDQLLHCVPILDPVLAELLSQPHQDHANGSDTEAKPAVQLLEQAHVSAVPTADGLGGFHASDLELEQFASDMEVLLGSGLDNDSFCIDGLGWMNGTVEDDSDGQVKVEVDLDVAGTSSNFRMEMDLPKGALDLGFDSQMMAVEVDEHKPLQQAETASNNYRAEAAAKRKMILRLDYEAVIAACSSNVLSLWIDGVRPDFDPNDSWPDVPAMAGGAAAMKEMHYQQEVAHAADEGREARVSRYREKRRRRLFSKKIRYEVRKLNAEKRPRMKGRFVKRPAFPAAVACR; this is encoded by the exons ATGGGATGCACCGAGAAGCAGCGCCCGGCCAGCGCGGTGGGCGCCAAGACGGCGCGACCCTGCGATGGTTGCCTCCGCCGACGCGCCCGGTGGTTCTGCGAGGCCGACGATGCCTTCCTTTGCCAGGTTTGCGACGTGTCCGTCCACTCCGCCAACCCTCTTGCCCGCCGCCATCGCCGCGTCCGCCTCAAGACTGCCTCCTTCTCCGGCTTTTTATCTACGACGGAGGATGGGTTGGGCGATCATGCGACACCCGCGTGGCTTCATGGCTGCAAGCGCAAGCCCAGAACCCCTCGTGGCAAGCCGGGGGTTGCCGGAGCACCCACGGCGGCCAAAGTGGAGCCCCTCGTGCCCGACCTCGAGGCGTTATCGGCGGAGGAGAACCAATTCAACGAGGAGGATCAGCTCCTCCACTGCGTGCCCATCCTTGACCCTGTTCTCGCCGAGCTATTATCCCAGCCTCACCAAGACCACGCCAACGGTTCGGACACAGAGGCGAAGCCGGCCGTGCAGCTCTTGGAGCAGGCTCACGTCTCCGCCGTCCCCACCGCTGACGGTCTTGGGGGTTTTCATGCCTCGGACTTGGAGCTCGAGCAGTTTGCGTCGGACATGGAGGTCTTGCTTGGATCGGGGCTCGACAACGACTCCTTCTGCATCGACGGGCTGGGTTGGATGAACGGCACGGTGGAGGACGACAGCGACGGACAGGTGAAGGTGGAGGTGGACTTGGACGTCGCCGGGACGAGCAGCAATTTCAGAATGGAGATGGACCTTCCCAAGGGGGCACTGGACCTCGGTTTCGACTCACAGATGATGGCAGTCGAAGTGGACGAGCATAAGCCATTGCAGCAGGCGGAGACGGCTTCAAACAACTACAGGGCGGAGGCAGCCGCGAAGAGGAAGATGATACTGAGGCTGGACTACGAGGCTGTCATCGCCGCTTGCTCTTCTAATGTGTTGTCGCTGTGGATAGATGGGGTGAGACCGGATTTCGATCCCAACGATTCATGGCCAGACGTACCA GCGATGGCAGGAGGAGCAGCAGCGATGAAGGAGATGCATTATCAACAGGAGGTGGCTCACGCGGCGGACGAAGGAAGGGAGGCGAGGGTGTCGAGGTACCGGGAGAAGCGGAGGAGGAGGCTCTTCTCGAAGAAGATACGGTACGAGGTGCGGAAGCTGAACGCGGAGAAGCGGCCGAGGATGAAGGGCCGGTTTGTGAAGCGGCCGGCGTTCCCAGCCGCCGTAGCCTGTCGATGA